DNA sequence from the Fimbriimonadaceae bacterium genome:
AAAAGACCTCAGTCTTCTTTCAGCATCAGAGCTACAAGCTCTTTACGAGATCAATCCAAAGGATCATAAAATCATTACGCATTGGATGCTATCCATCATCCGTGGCAGGAGCTACTCAACACTGCCCGCCGGCACCGGCTACAGCAGCCACTACAATCCGCAGAAAATCGACCCGATGGCGATGCAGGCTGGTATGGGATTTATGAGTGGCCCGCCAAAACCGACGGTATTAGGGCAAGGGGGTTCCAGCCCCGACACCTGCATTCGAGCCTTTCTGGGTGCCTTGCCGCAGTTGGTCAAAGAGATGCCCGCTGCCACCATGTCGAGCATCCTCTTACAGTTCCCCGCCGACCCAGGAAGCATTCCTTCCTATGCTTTCTTCGAGGTCGGAACAAAGCTGGAAAGGGAAGGGCAAGGAATTCAGGCGCTTCAAATGTATGATCACGTTCTCAAGCATCCACAGCCATCGCAATCGGACCTTGAGGCAGCGATGTTTCGCAGTGGTGTCCTGTGCGAAGGGCAGATTGCAAACTTCGAGCGCTCGGCCCACTGTTACCGTGAGATCATTCGCGTATTCCCCATGAGCACCTTTGCGGACAATGCGCGGTCGCGCCTCGCAAACCTCCAAAAGTCCGGCCGTATCAAGTAATTGCCAGAATAAATAATAGTAAGTATATTTTATGATGTATATTAAAGGTGGTGACATCATGAAAAAGCTGCATATCACGCTCTCACTCCTCCTCGCCGCCTCCGCCCTCTTCGGATTTAGCCGCCAAGACCCGCACAATCACGGCAAAACGTCCGCCCAAAAGCCGCAATCTGCCGCTGAACTGGCCTTCGACCAATTCAAGAGCATGGTCGGCGTTTGGGAAGGGAAGGACGCCTCAACCGGTCGCAACATCAAGATCGAATACAGGCTCATCGCCAACGGCTCCGTCGTAATGGCGACCTCCGACTACGACGCCCACCCAAACGACCAGATGGTCACGATGTACTCGCTCGACATCGGCAAGCTCATCCTCACTCACTACTGCGTGGCCCGCAACCAGCCAAGGCTTGAGGCCACAAATATCTCTGCCGACGGTAAAACCATCGAGTTCAGGTTCAAAAACGGCACCGGCTTGAAAGACATCAATACCGGGCACATGCACAACGTGAACGTCTGGTTCCTCGACAAGGACACCTACAAAGATCAATGGAGCTTCTATCAAAACGGCAAAGAAACCTTCATGGAAGACTTCACGCTCAAGCGCGTCAAATGAACCCCAGCCACGGGCGAATGACCGTCCCTCAAAAGGGACGGTCCTGTTTTTTGAAAGATTATGTGACCATATGGTCACATATAGACCAAATCTGTGTTATGCTCCTAATCGGTGAACGAAGACGGCCTGGATTCTGTATTTAAGTCCCTCTCCGACCGCACCCGACGAAGGCTTCTCGACATGCTCAAGGAGAAACCACGGACAACGGGCGACCTATGCGCGCAGTTCCCCGACGTCACGCGGTTTGCGATCATGAAGCATCTGGAGGTGCTGGTCACAGCTGGCCTGGTCGTGCTGCGTCGGCAGGGAAGAGAGAGGTGGAACCACATCAACGTTGTGCCCTTGCAAGAGGCGCACGAACGTTGGGTGAGCCAGTATCAGCAGGCATGGGCGTCTTCGCTCCTGACTTTGCGGCGAACGGTCGAATCCGAGAGCCGCGCGGAGAGATTAGCAATGGATCAGATGACAATAGAACAAGAGATCGTCATTGGGGGTGCCCCCGACACTGTATATAAAGCGTTGACCGAAAACATCGGCGCTTGGTGGTCACACTCCTTCTCAGATGCGCCCAAGCACATCACCCTCGAACCGTTTCCTGGAGGACGGTTCTTCGAAGAGTTTGAGGGCGGCGGCGGGCTATACGCAACCGTCACCTACGCCGAACCCGGCAAAGAGCTGCGAATGCTCGGGCCAATGGGCATGTCGGGCGCGGTCGCAGGATATGTCGAATACCGGCTCGAAGCCGAAGGCAAAGACACACGACTCAAGCTTTCCCATCGCGTCGTTGGAGAGGTGACTGACGAAAGAAAGAGTCTCTACACAACGGGGTGGAATGCACTCCTCACCCAACGCTTAAAGCCTTTTGTCGAAAATGGGGAAAGATATCGTTAGCTGATTTCCACCCATTTGGGAATTAAAAGCACGATTCTAAGGGCATTTCAGAGGTCCCGTCGGTCCTCGGCGGGACCTTTCTGCAGCACACGGCCGTCGCCGAATTGAACCGCAACCGCCGATTCCGGCCCATTTTTTACAAGGAATGGCCCATATTCAGCGGGACTTTTCCGCAATCGTTGCATTAGGGGTTTGAGTGGGGTACAACTTGCCCTCGCGACTCAGAGCGGGGACGGTTAAGAGAACCGAAAAGATGCGAGGAAATCGCCTGGGACCCTTGACTTCCGCAACGAGACGTGCCTATAATTCCAATTGCTGTCCGAGAGGTCGGCAAGCTCCTTGAAAGTTGTATAGAGTGCGTTTGGTAAGGTGAGCTACAAGCAGGACTACGGTCCTGCAAAACGAAGGCCGAACGAGGAACGATAATCTAATCGAGAGACGTTTGGATCCCGCAAGGGAAAAACTTCGACCCCTGAAAATAAACGACCTGATCCCGTTCAGTCGGGAATAGGAAATTTTTTTCGGAGAGTTTGATCATGGCTCAGGACGAACGCTGGCGGCGTGCCTAAAACATGCAAGTCGAACGAGAGAGCAATCTCTAGTGGCGAACGGCGGAGTAATACATAAGCAACGTGCCCCGAAGACTGGGATAGCCGATGGAAACGTCGAGTAATACCAGATGTGGCCGCGGGTAGGCATCTATCTGCGATTAAACGGTTTTTCGCTTCGGGAGCGGCTTATGCCTCATCAGCTAGTTGGTAGGGTAACGGCCTACCAAGGCTACGACGGGTAGGGGGTCTGAGAGGATGATCCCCCCGAGTGGGACTGAGACACGGCCCACACACCTACGGGTGGCAGCAGTTGGGAATCTTGCACAATGGGGGAAACCCTGATGCAGCGACGCCGCGTGGAGGATGACGGATCTAGGTCTGTAAACTCCTTTTTCATGGAAAGACTTAGGACGGTACCATGAGAATAAGCACCGGCTAACTACGTGCCAGCAGCCGCGGTAAGACGTAGGGTGCAAGCGTTGTCCGGATTTACTGGGCGTAAAGAGCGCGTAGGCGGTCTGTTAAGTGAGAAGTGAAATCTCTATCGCTCAACGAAGAAATGGCTTTTCATACTGGCAGACTTGAGGAACGCAGAGGTGACTGGAATTCCTGGTGGAGCGGTGAAATGCATAGATATCAGGAGGAACTCCCATGGCGAAGGCAGGTCACTGGGCGTTATCTGACGCTGAGGCGCGAAAGCGTGGGTAGCAAACAGGATTAGATACCCTGGTAGTCCACGCCCTAAACGATGGATACTACTCGTTGGGGGTATCGACCCCCCCAGTGAGCGAAGCAAACGCGTTAAGTATCCCGCCTGGGGAGTACGGCCGCAAGGTTGAAACTCAAATGAATTGACGGGGACCCGCACAAGCGGTGGAGCATGTGGATTAATTCGATAATAACCGAAGAACCTTACCCAGTCTTGACATCGATGGAAAGTCCTAGAAATAGGGCCCTCTCCCACAAGGAGACCTGAAGACAGATGTTGCATGGCTGTCGTCAGCTCGTGCCGTGAGGTGTACGGTTAAGTCCGCCAACGAGCGCAACCCTCGTTCTATGTTACCAGCGAGTAAAGTCGGGGACTCATAGGAGACCGCCGGTGTAAGCCGGAGGAAGGTGAGGATGACGTCAAGTCAGCATGGCTCTTACGACTGGGGCTTCACACATGCTACAATGGGCGAAACAAACGGCAGCAATACCGCGAGGTGGAGCAAATCCGAAAAATACGCCCCCAGTTCAGATTGCAGTCTGCAACTCGACTGCATGAAGGTGGAATCGCTAGTAAACGCAGGTCAGCTATACTGCGTTGAATACGTTCCCGGGTCTTGTACACACCGCCCGTCAAGTCACCTGAATTGTCTTCACCCGAAGTCCGTGGCCTAACCGTAAGGAGGGAGCGGCCGAAGGTGAGGGGGGTAAGGGGGACTAAGTCGTAACAAGGTACCCGTACCGGAAGGTGTGGGTGGATCACCTCCTTAAGGATAAGCACTTGACTCTGCACGTCAGAGTTAACATATCCAGGTCGGTCTCATCTTTCAGATGCACTCTATAGAGCTTTCAAGGAGAAGGCGTCCCGAACTGTAATGGTTCGGGGCGCTTTTTTGCGTTAAGATAAGGGTATGAGCGCAATGGCGCAAACGACCCTGGACTGGATTACAGTCCGAAAAGCGTTCTTTGCCTCCACGCTAGCCGGCTTCGTGGTTGCTCTTGTCACTAGTCCGACATCTATCCCAGGCATAACTTCAAGCTTGGGTAACACTCCAATAAGCCAAGCCATTTACCACTTCATATTGGGGCTCGGAATGCACGTCGTTCCCAGTGCAATCGCCTTTGCGTTGACCTTCATGATTCCCCTTGTCTCTGGGAACAAAACGCTCAGGTGGGCATGGGGCACCTTGCTGATCTTGGCCAGCTTCCAAGGTGAACTCCGCAGCCTGCCCTGGTGGATTCAGGAAGGGCGCGTCGCTGAGATACTCGTGAACGTCCTTATCTTCGGCGGTGTGTTGGCGCTCTTATGCTGGCTTTGGGATCGGAAGCAGAGCCCCCAGGAGCCTGTTTCCGAGGAAAACGGGGTAAGAATCGCGCGGAGTTGGCCGGTCCTGGGTACCGCCATCGCTATCGGCGCTTTCGCTGCCGTAGTGCAGTCTGTCCTTACATTCCTCAGCATGAGGGCTCGTGCGGGTGGGGTAGAAGTTGGTTCCTTCTTTTGGGAGCAGCATTGGAAAGCACTGCCCGGAGAAATATTTGCATTTGGTGTGATGCTGGGGTGCTTGTTGCCCTCACGGAGCAAATCGGTGTATCGATGGCTCATTGGCACTGTTGCCGTCTCGATGATTATTAAGGCCCTGAGCGCCTATCCCTCGATGGTTGATACGTCTAGCCATGGAAGACCTGGGATCATGGCGGGTGTTGGAGAGTGGGGATTGACCGTTCTGGCCGGGTTAGCAGTTAACGTCATTGCGCTTTGGCTTGCTATCATGCTTTATTTGCTAGTCAACCCCGAGGAGAAGATCGGCGAATGGAGTGAGCGTTGGAGAGCAAAACGCCAAAACCGAAAAATTCAGAAAGCACAAGAATGGCTCAGCGGAGAGTAGCCCCACTGCAACGATTACCAACCGTTCCCGTATCAATTGACAATGAAGAGGTCCTTCCAAGACCAGGTCCGAATCTACCGCCGACGCAGCATCGCCATGGCCTTCGTCGCGCCTTTTGTGGCGATGGGCGTCTTTACCAGCGTCGGCGTTTGGCTGCTAAAGGACTACTTTTGGGCGCTGAGCGCGCTCGGTCTTGTCATCGTGCTTGGCGTGGGAGCCCATGGATACTTCTATGCTGCCCCCGCCATGCAGATT
Encoded proteins:
- a CDS encoding helix-turn-helix domain-containing protein; the encoded protein is MNEDGLDSVFKSLSDRTRRRLLDMLKEKPRTTGDLCAQFPDVTRFAIMKHLEVLVTAGLVVLRRQGRERWNHINVVPLQEAHERWVSQYQQAWASSLLTLRRTVESESRAERLAMDQMTIEQEIVIGGAPDTVYKALTENIGAWWSHSFSDAPKHITLEPFPGGRFFEEFEGGGGLYATVTYAEPGKELRMLGPMGMSGAVAGYVEYRLEAEGKDTRLKLSHRVVGEVTDERKSLYTTGWNALLTQRLKPFVENGERYR